A region of Catenibacterium mitsuokai DNA encodes the following proteins:
- a CDS encoding GGGtGRT protein, whose amino-acid sequence MAITFEGYERRINQINKTLNEYGIKDIEEAKKICDDKGIDVYNIVKSTQPICFENACWAYTVGAAIAIKKGDVKAADAAKTIGIGLQSFCIPGSVADDRKVGLGHGNLGSRLLDEETQCFAFLAGHESFAAAEGAIKIALNANKVRKHPLRVILNGLGKDAAKIISRINGFTYVETQFDYFTGEVKELSRTAYSDGDRAKVNCYGADDVREGVAIMHKEGVDVSITGNSTNPTRFQHPVAGTYKKECIEQGKKYFSVASGGGTGRTLHPDNMAAGPASYGMTDTMGRMHSDAQFAGSSSVPAHVEMMGLIGMGNNPMVGATVAVAVAIEEASK is encoded by the coding sequence ATGGCTATTACATTTGAAGGTTATGAAAGAAGAATCAACCAGATCAATAAAACTTTAAACGAATATGGTATCAAAGATATCGAAGAAGCTAAGAAGATCTGTGATGATAAAGGAATTGATGTTTATAACATCGTTAAATCTACTCAGCCTATCTGCTTCGAAAATGCTTGCTGGGCTTACACTGTAGGTGCTGCAATCGCAATCAAGAAAGGTGACGTTAAGGCTGCTGATGCTGCTAAGACAATCGGTATTGGTTTACAGTCATTCTGTATTCCTGGATCAGTTGCTGATGATCGTAAAGTAGGTTTAGGTCATGGTAACTTAGGTTCAAGACTTCTTGATGAAGAAACTCAGTGTTTCGCTTTCTTAGCTGGTCATGAATCATTCGCAGCTGCTGAAGGTGCAATCAAGATCGCATTAAACGCTAACAAAGTTCGTAAGCATCCTTTAAGAGTTATCTTAAATGGTTTAGGTAAAGATGCTGCTAAGATCATCTCAAGAATCAATGGTTTCACATATGTTGAAACTCAGTTCGATTATTTCACAGGTGAGGTTAAAGAATTATCTAGAACTGCTTATTCAGATGGTGACAGAGCTAAGGTTAACTGCTATGGTGCAGATGACGTACGTGAAGGTGTAGCTATCATGCATAAGGAAGGTGTAGATGTATCAATCACTGGTAACTCTACTAACCCAACTCGTTTCCAGCATCCAGTTGCAGGTACATATAAGAAAGAATGTATCGAACAGGGTAAGAAATACTTCTCAGTTGCTTCAGGAGGAGGAACTGGTCGTACATTACATCCAGATAACATGGCTGCAGGACCAGCTTCATATGGTATGACTGATACTATGGGTCGTATGCATAGTGATGCTCAGTTCGCAGGTTCTTCATCAGTACCAGCTCACGTTGAAATGATGGGCTTAATCGGTATGGGTAACAACCCAATGGTAGGTGCTACTGTTGCAGTTGCAGTTGCTATCGAAGAAGCTAGCAAATAA
- a CDS encoding iron-sulfur cluster assembly scaffold protein: MIYSKEVEEMYCVKQGGNHGCAPIPEEGKWVYSKEIKDISAYTHGIGWCAPQQGACKLSLNVKEGIIEEALIETIGCSGMTHSAAMAAEALVGRTLLEALNTDLVCDAINTAMRELFLQIVYGRSQSAFSEGGLVVGAGLEDLGKGLRSMVGTSYATKKKGPRYLELTEGYITRVALDNDDQIIGYEFVNLGRMMDMIKAGEDANEAVKKATGSYGRFADAAKYIDPRKE; the protein is encoded by the coding sequence ATGATTTATTCAAAAGAAGTTGAAGAAATGTATTGCGTTAAACAGGGCGGCAATCATGGTTGTGCCCCAATTCCTGAAGAAGGCAAATGGGTTTATTCTAAAGAAATCAAGGATATTTCTGCTTACACTCATGGTATCGGATGGTGTGCTCCACAGCAGGGTGCTTGTAAACTTTCTTTAAATGTTAAAGAAGGTATCATTGAAGAAGCACTTATCGAAACTATCGGATGTTCAGGTATGACTCATTCTGCAGCTATGGCAGCTGAAGCTTTAGTTGGTAGAACTTTACTTGAAGCATTAAACACTGACTTAGTTTGTGATGCTATCAACACTGCAATGAGAGAATTATTCTTACAGATCGTTTATGGACGTTCTCAGTCTGCTTTCTCAGAAGGTGGTTTAGTAGTAGGTGCTGGTCTTGAAGACTTAGGTAAAGGTTTAAGATCAATGGTAGGTACATCTTATGCTACTAAGAAGAAAGGTCCTCGTTACCTCGAATTAACTGAAGGTTACATTACTAGAGTTGCTTTAGATAATGATGACCAGATCATCGGTTACGAATTCGTAAATCTTGGAAGAATGATGGACATGATCAAAGCTGGAGAAGATGCTAATGAAGCTGTTAAGAAAGCAACAGGTTCTTATGGACGTTTTGCTGATGCTGCTAAGTACATCGATCCAAGAAAGGAATAA
- a CDS encoding peptidoglycan recognition protein family protein yields the protein MKHKRLTTKQKRILKNILVVILLIISFPSYTPSQVIIESDHILISNHLLSRPIECISFDGLTYTGMDGKKYSHKNYVGVQPLTISNTITFSSSKTLYSAPFSYYATSNTVPAGSYHVTKEAGRYMYIEGKGWVSSQYVSIDVNNSIENTTGIPLYKDYMIPETSSHRTHYAMRPLYITIHTTDNTSKGADALSHAKLQYTGNVRSASWHYTVDDHSIYQSLPLNQQAGHAGDGVMPGNSASIAIEICVNSDGNLYMAEKNAAKLAAALLKQYNLSVDQLRMHHDWSGKECPRPMIEGQSGSMNWESFKKQVYNYMRTV from the coding sequence ATGAAACATAAAAGACTGACAACAAAACAAAAGAGAATATTGAAGAATATATTAGTTGTCATATTGCTTATCATCAGTTTTCCTAGCTATACACCCTCACAGGTGATTATAGAAAGTGATCATATTTTAATAAGTAATCACCTCCTATCTAGACCTATAGAATGTATCAGTTTTGATGGACTCACGTATACTGGTATGGATGGTAAGAAGTATAGTCATAAAAACTATGTAGGGGTACAGCCTCTTACAATCTCTAATACAATTACATTCAGTTCTTCCAAGACGCTCTATAGTGCACCATTTTCATACTATGCTACTTCTAATACTGTTCCTGCAGGAAGTTATCATGTCACAAAAGAAGCAGGGCGCTATATGTATATAGAAGGAAAGGGGTGGGTCTCTTCTCAATATGTGAGTATAGATGTCAATAATTCTATAGAGAATACAACTGGGATACCACTCTACAAAGATTATATGATCCCTGAAACAAGTAGTCATCGTACTCATTATGCAATGAGACCACTGTATATTACAATCCATACAACAGATAATACAAGTAAAGGAGCCGATGCTTTGAGTCATGCTAAACTTCAATATACAGGTAATGTACGTTCTGCTTCCTGGCATTATACAGTGGATGATCACAGTATCTACCAATCATTACCACTTAATCAGCAGGCAGGACATGCAGGAGATGGTGTCATGCCAGGTAATAGTGCGTCTATTGCGATAGAGATATGTGTCAATTCAGATGGCAATTTATATATGGCAGAAAAAAATGCTGCCAAACTTGCAGCAGCATTATTAAAACAATACAACCTCAGTGTAGATCAACTCCGTATGCATCATGACTGGTCAGGTAAAGAATGCCCTCGACCAATGATAGAAGGGCAGTCTGGATCAATGAACTGGGAGAGTTTCAAGAAACAAGTCTATAATTACATGCGTACAGTATGA
- a CDS encoding Hsp20/alpha crystallin family protein, translating to MRFLPGFYDVFDDMFDDGWMSPSTNAMQCDIKEVDNNYEMNIALPGYKKEDISLDLTDGYLTVSANTNQDKEEKDKNGKVIRSERYTGSCSRKFYVGEGYKEEDFTAKFENGELMIAFPKTEPEKIEEKKPIMIE from the coding sequence ATGAGATTTTTACCTGGTTTCTATGATGTGTTTGATGATATGTTTGATGATGGCTGGATGAGTCCATCAACGAATGCAATGCAGTGTGATATCAAGGAAGTAGACAACAACTATGAAATGAACATTGCTCTTCCTGGATATAAGAAAGAAGATATTTCTCTAGACTTGACTGATGGTTATTTAACAGTTTCTGCTAATACTAATCAGGATAAGGAAGAAAAAGATAAGAACGGTAAGGTTATCAGAAGTGAACGTTATACAGGTAGCTGTTCAAGAAAGTTCTATGTTGGTGAGGGTTATAAAGAAGAAGACTTCACTGCTAAGTTTGAGAATGGTGAATTGATGATTGCTTTCCCTAAGACTGAGCCTGAAAAGATTGAAGAAAAGAAACCTATCATGATTGAATAG
- a CDS encoding Hsp20/alpha crystallin family protein, whose translation MRFLPGFYDVFDDMFDDGWMSPSTNAMQCDIKEVDNNYEMNIALPGYKKEDISLDLTDGYLTVSANTNQDKEEKDKNGKVIRSERYTGSCSRKFYVGEGYKEEDFTAKFENGELMITFPKTEPEKIEEKKPIMIE comes from the coding sequence ATGAGATTTTTACCTGGTTTCTATGATGTGTTTGATGATATGTTTGATGATGGCTGGATGAGTCCATCAACGAATGCAATGCAGTGTGATATCAAGGAAGTAGACAACAACTATGAAATGAACATTGCTCTTCCTGGATATAAGAAAGAAGATATTTCTCTAGACTTGACTGATGGTTATTTAACAGTTTCTGCTAATACTAATCAGGATAAGGAAGAAAAAGATAAGAACGGTAAGGTTATCAGAAGTGAACGTTATACAGGTAGCTGTTCAAGAAAGTTCTATGTTGGTGAGGGTTATAAAGAAGAAGACTTCACTGCTAAGTTTGAGAATGGTGAATTGATGATCACTTTCCCTAAGACTGAACCTGAAAAGATTGAAGAAAAGAAACCTATTATGATTGAATAG
- a CDS encoding Hsp20/alpha crystallin family protein, whose product MRYYPNFNDVFDDLFDSGVNTTKANTMLCDIRETENTYEMNIALPGYKKENIALELKDGYLKVSASAKKEETAGRIVRRERYSGNCSRSFYVGEGFTEEDIKAKFDNGELMISVPKEAPKRVEKKSITIY is encoded by the coding sequence ATGAGATATTATCCAAACTTCAATGATGTGTTTGATGATTTATTTGATTCAGGAGTCAATACTACAAAAGCAAATACAATGTTATGTGATATTCGTGAAACTGAAAATACTTATGAAATGAATATTGCGCTTCCTGGATATAAGAAAGAAAATATTGCTTTGGAACTTAAGGATGGCTACTTAAAAGTATCAGCATCTGCTAAGAAAGAAGAAACAGCAGGACGTATTGTAAGACGTGAAAGATATAGTGGTAACTGTTCTAGAAGTTTCTATGTAGGTGAAGGATTTACTGAAGAAGATATCAAGGCTAAGTTTGATAATGGTGAATTAATGATTTCAGTTCCTAAGGAAGCTCCAAAGAGAGTTGAAAAGAAATCAATTACAATCTACTAA
- a CDS encoding GH32 C-terminal domain-containing protein, whose product MNYEDGLLTIDMNKSGSGRGVKHIKIPEMNNMTLFSDTSSLELFINDGAYAFTTRIYNNSDTIEIISNKEIDMTAYQLKAIDLEPAK is encoded by the coding sequence ATGAATTATGAAGATGGTCTTCTCACTATCGATATGAATAAAAGCGGTTCAGGTCGTGGTGTGAAGCATATTAAAATTCCTGAAATGAATAATATGACTTTGTTTAGCGACACATCTTCTTTAGAGCTATTCATCAATGATGGTGCTTATGCCTTTACTACACGTATTTACAACAATTCAGATACTATTGAAATTATAAGTAATAAAGAAATTGATATGACTGCTTATCAATTAAAAGCGATTGACTTAGAACCTGCCAAATAG
- a CDS encoding IS110 family RNA-guided transposase, with protein MKIVRPICCGMDVHKNIIVATIGITNKKTRITEYIQETFSTLNHDLLNLKQWLINHKCFDACMESTGKYWIPIFNILEDEINIYLTHPKYVKAIKGKKTDKKDSKWICDLFKHDLIKFSFIPPKEIRALREISRYRYKLVGMRSSERNRYQNCMTVSNIGIGSVFSDPFGKSAQAIMKEVLESDIIEDEKILKCIHRSCKNKDKILDSIKHCNIETDQRFKMNESMTHMEELQVHIDNCEIEMMKRAAPMFDQFMHITQLPGISTLSAILIISEIGVDMKQFESDKQLTCWAGLAPANNESANKKKSVRISKAGQYLKPLLVQCALGAIKDKEGYFGIKYSRIKKRRGHKKAIIAIARMMLVSIYHMILTGETFNPSDYESFRNPNPPIKQQDLTEESAIEFLKKSGFDVSKLTKP; from the coding sequence ATGAAGATTGTTAGACCAATCTGCTGTGGCATGGATGTTCACAAGAATATCATTGTGGCTACAATCGGTATTACTAATAAGAAAACTCGTATTACTGAATACATCCAAGAAACGTTTTCAACTTTAAACCATGATTTACTGAATCTTAAACAGTGGCTCATTAATCACAAATGCTTTGATGCATGCATGGAATCTACTGGTAAATATTGGATTCCAATTTTCAACATCTTAGAAGATGAAATCAATATTTACTTAACTCATCCAAAATATGTCAAAGCAATTAAAGGAAAGAAAACTGACAAGAAAGATTCAAAATGGATCTGTGATTTATTTAAACATGATCTAATCAAATTTTCTTTTATACCACCCAAAGAAATAAGAGCTTTACGAGAAATATCTCGCTATCGCTATAAATTGGTTGGGATGCGTTCCTCTGAACGTAATCGATATCAGAACTGTATGACAGTTTCCAATATCGGTATTGGTTCTGTATTTTCAGATCCGTTTGGAAAGTCTGCACAAGCAATCATGAAAGAAGTACTTGAGTCAGATATCATTGAAGATGAGAAAATTTTGAAATGTATCCATAGATCGTGTAAAAATAAAGATAAGATTCTAGATTCCATTAAACACTGCAATATTGAAACTGATCAAAGGTTTAAAATGAATGAGTCAATGACTCATATGGAAGAATTACAAGTCCATATTGATAACTGTGAAATCGAAATGATGAAACGTGCAGCACCAATGTTCGATCAATTCATGCACATCACCCAACTACCAGGCATCAGCACTTTATCTGCAATCCTTATTATTTCAGAAATCGGAGTAGATATGAAACAATTCGAATCAGATAAACAACTAACCTGTTGGGCTGGATTAGCACCTGCAAATAACGAAAGTGCTAATAAGAAAAAATCAGTTCGTATTTCTAAAGCAGGTCAATATTTAAAACCTTTATTAGTTCAGTGTGCTCTTGGAGCAATCAAAGATAAGGAGGGCTATTTTGGAATTAAGTATTCTCGTATCAAAAAGAGACGAGGTCACAAGAAAGCCATTATCGCAATTGCAAGAATGATGCTTGTCAGTATATACCATATGATTCTTACTGGAGAGACATTTAATCCTTCAGATTATGAATCATTTAGAAATCCTAATCCACCTATAAAGCAACAAGATTTAACAGAAGAATCAGCAATTGAGTTTCTTAAGAAATCAGGTTTTGACGTTTCTAAATTAACTAAACCATAA
- a CDS encoding transposase — protein MKPDHIHVFVDVPQTAAPCDVVRTFKDISAIELFKAFPQLIQFYAGCGILWSRGYFVSTVIKIILRSRKMITDKEHKRHLKQFHKLSDRHILAAETDMSSSDIQKVVKLSNKIRKAGNELVGLMRKNYNQLMRTKRYRKLLFLYGNSKDKDKRKTYAKQLNEMQKAYNITWEYCRTSMIPIGKKYGVDAVFALTKAEDIWRGIEKCLYGNGNAIHFSRYGELPCIRAKQINRGLPISVTDNKLQFKLGRMVFGIQVNDRFQQDEVDAVVSYLAESEILDNRAVSILIKDGCCIDTYRPCYATLVPRMIRGKYRVYLHLTIEGRAKPKYDRFGNPRHKYGKGMIDADIGTQTVAYTSDTEVGLKNLSEHGSSIQTSERKERLLYRAMDRSRRVTNPQNYNDDGTVKKGRKTWRYSNHYKKLKEKHSELCRINAINRQLAINEDTNHLRSLGDVFITEPKNAGKLMRRAKETTVNSKGKFHRKKRFGRSIKNRCPSGFQAAVEQKFKVSGGIYIEVSNDYRASQYDHTVDDYIKKKLSDRMYKLQDGTEVQRDWYSSFLLYCYDYRTKDIDKSKCISEFDKCYNKEKALIEWIKVNEIKVLNSGIKIA, from the coding sequence GTGAAGCCTGACCATATACATGTCTTTGTAGATGTACCACAAACTGCTGCTCCCTGTGATGTTGTAAGGACTTTTAAAGATATAAGTGCTATTGAACTATTCAAGGCATTTCCACAATTAATACAATTCTATGCAGGATGCGGTATTTTATGGTCTAGAGGATATTTTGTATCTACAGTAATTAAGATAATATTAAGGAGCAGAAAAATGATAACTGATAAAGAACATAAAAGACATCTTAAACAATTTCATAAGCTTTCTGACAGGCATATCCTGGCTGCTGAAACTGATATGTCTTCTTCTGATATACAAAAAGTTGTAAAGCTTTCGAATAAGATCAGAAAAGCAGGCAACGAACTTGTAGGTCTTATGAGAAAGAATTATAACCAGCTTATGCGTACAAAGAGATACCGAAAATTACTATTTCTTTATGGTAATTCTAAAGATAAGGATAAACGAAAAACTTATGCCAAACAGCTTAATGAAATGCAGAAAGCTTATAATATTACATGGGAATACTGCAGAACGTCCATGATTCCAATAGGCAAGAAATATGGTGTAGACGCTGTATTCGCTCTGACTAAAGCCGAAGATATATGGCGTGGTATTGAAAAATGCTTATATGGTAATGGTAATGCCATTCATTTCTCAAGATATGGAGAACTGCCTTGTATTCGTGCAAAGCAGATAAATCGTGGTTTACCTATATCCGTTACAGATAATAAGCTGCAGTTCAAACTTGGCAGGATGGTATTTGGAATACAGGTAAATGATAGATTCCAGCAGGATGAAGTAGATGCTGTTGTATCATATCTTGCCGAATCTGAGATCTTGGATAACAGGGCTGTTAGTATTCTTATTAAAGATGGCTGTTGCATAGATACATACAGACCCTGCTATGCTACGCTTGTTCCCAGGATGATAAGAGGTAAATACAGAGTATATTTACATTTAACCATCGAAGGCAGGGCAAAACCTAAATATGATAGATTTGGCAATCCAAGACATAAATATGGCAAAGGAATGATCGATGCTGATATTGGTACACAGACAGTTGCCTATACTTCCGATACAGAAGTAGGACTTAAGAATCTTTCAGAGCATGGCAGCAGTATTCAGACTTCTGAGAGAAAAGAACGTCTGCTATACCGTGCTATGGACAGGTCAAGACGTGTAACTAATCCGCAGAATTATAATGATGATGGTACTGTTAAAAAAGGTCGCAAGACTTGGAGATATTCTAATCATTATAAGAAGTTAAAAGAGAAACACTCTGAATTATGTCGCATCAATGCCATAAACAGACAGCTTGCAATAAATGAAGACACTAACCATTTAAGAAGTCTTGGAGATGTATTTATCACAGAACCTAAAAATGCAGGCAAGCTTATGAGACGAGCCAAAGAAACTACGGTCAATAGTAAAGGCAAGTTTCATAGGAAAAAGCGTTTTGGCAGATCCATAAAGAATAGATGTCCTTCTGGGTTTCAAGCTGCTGTAGAACAGAAATTCAAGGTATCAGGTGGTATATATATTGAAGTATCTAATGATTACAGAGCAAGTCAATATGATCATACTGTTGATGACTATATTAAAAAGAAACTATCTGACCGAATGTATAAGCTGCAAGATGGGACAGAGGTACAAAGAGACTGGTATTCATCATTCCTATTATACTGTTACGATTACAGAACCAAAGATATAGATAAAAGCAAATGCATTTCTGAATTTGATAAGTGTTACAACAAAGAAAAAGCCCTAATCGAATGGATTAAGGTTAACGAGATCAAGGTATTAAATAGCGGAATTAAGATAGCGTAA
- a CDS encoding PTS transporter subunit EIIB, whose amino-acid sequence MDYNKVAKEVISHVGGPKNIKKAFHCATRLRLMLKDPSFADEKALESVDGVKGTFLVQEQFQIIFGSGAVDANTDVVEIANPVVEAKVA is encoded by the coding sequence ATGGACTACAACAAAGTCGCAAAAGAAGTCATCTCCCACGTTGGTGGACCTAAGAACATCAAAAAGGCATTTCATTGTGCTACACGTTTAAGATTGATGTTGAAGGATCCATCATTTGCAGATGAAAAAGCTTTAGAATCTGTAGATGGAGTTAAGGGAACATTCCTTGTCCAGGAACAGTTCCAGATTATTTTTGGGAGTGGTGCTGTTGATGCCAATACAGATGTTGTAGAAATAGCGAATCCAGTCGTAGAAGCTAAGGTTGCATAA
- a CDS encoding LacI family DNA-binding transcriptional regulator has product MKKMTMADIAKVAGVSKTTVSRYFNGGYVKEETRQKIEKIVKEYDYEPNVLAANLKANKTHTVGIVCPTLTSYASSRMMMNIDQFLKKHHYTTIIINTNHDELDEIKSITKLMQLKVDGIVLLATSITMAHRDIASKSSIPIVFMAQAYDDGVSVINNDYEAGYKIGEYIYNNGHKNVVYAGVSRKDVAVGVIRRQGVYDGLQDVHPHFLETDFSVEKTITRLNDYLNHHECPTAIICATDTIAMGCMKVLKDHGLRIPEDVSVTGFGGYWTSTVMSPALTTIKFHYAHAGQMAGQIILDMIEEKEVERATLIDFTFIEGESVRSI; this is encoded by the coding sequence ATGAAGAAGATGACTATGGCCGATATTGCGAAAGTTGCAGGTGTGTCTAAGACAACTGTTTCTCGTTATTTTAATGGTGGCTATGTAAAAGAAGAAACACGTCAGAAGATAGAGAAGATTGTGAAAGAGTATGATTATGAACCTAATGTGCTTGCTGCGAATTTAAAAGCCAACAAGACACATACCGTGGGTATTGTATGCCCTACTCTTACTTCATATGCTTCTAGTCGTATGATGATGAACATTGATCAGTTCTTAAAGAAACATCATTATACGACAATTATCATTAATACAAATCATGATGAACTCGATGAAATCAAATCTATTACTAAACTTATGCAGCTAAAGGTGGATGGAATTGTCCTTCTTGCAACATCTATCACAATGGCACATAGAGATATTGCCTCTAAGAGTTCCATTCCTATTGTCTTTATGGCGCAGGCCTATGATGATGGTGTAAGTGTTATTAATAACGATTATGAAGCAGGTTATAAGATAGGTGAGTATATTTATAATAATGGTCATAAGAATGTTGTATATGCAGGAGTAAGCAGAAAAGATGTGGCTGTAGGAGTAATTCGTAGACAGGGTGTTTATGATGGCTTACAGGATGTGCATCCTCATTTTCTAGAAACAGACTTCTCTGTGGAAAAGACAATAACTCGATTAAATGACTATTTAAATCATCATGAATGTCCTACTGCCATTATTTGTGCAACAGATACGATTGCGATGGGATGTATGAAGGTTCTAAAAGACCACGGTTTACGTATTCCTGAGGATGTTTCAGTAACTGGATTTGGTGGCTATTGGACTTCTACTGTAATGTCCCCTGCCCTTACAACTATTAAGTTCCATTATGCCCATGCTGGTCAGATGGCTGGACAAATTATTCTTGATATGATTGAAGAAAAAGAGGTCGAACGTGCTACACTTATTGACTTCACATTTATAGAAGGAGAAAGCGTCAGAAGTATCTGA